The following are encoded in a window of Roseimaritima ulvae genomic DNA:
- a CDS encoding MupA/Atu3671 family FMN-dependent luciferase-like monooxygenase, with amino-acid sequence MSLPTTDQGPFQVVTGATGRTSLWPTRRPIPSGWSPTEIFGTRDQCLAAIARMDDSGTPSKPIDFSLMFFGDQETDPSGDKYRLLFEAAKFADQSGFSAVWLPERHFTKFGCLYPSASVLHAALARETRRIGLRAGSVVLPLHHPVRVAEEWAVVDNLSNGRVELAFASGWHPNDFALAPDAYEDRYDRMYQGIEQVRTLWRGETLTLKNGSGQDVDVRTYPAPLQSDLKMWLTIAGSQQTFIKAGELGLDVLTHLFSQDVDQLAENIRLYRKTRQQHGWPANTGRVSVALHTFVAPTLEEVHRHAKQPYCDYLRANLGLLKNLALSRGRQMDLDALSPEELDDMLQWAFDKFVGGRSLMGTPESCGRLADELARIGVTEVACLMDFGPDPEVILTHMSELAKVVSPRRADSSADL; translated from the coding sequence ATGTCCTTGCCAACAACTGACCAGGGCCCGTTCCAAGTGGTGACCGGCGCAACCGGACGGACGTCCCTCTGGCCCACCCGACGACCGATTCCCAGTGGCTGGAGCCCGACGGAAATTTTCGGTACCCGGGACCAGTGTCTGGCGGCCATTGCGCGGATGGACGATTCGGGTACTCCGTCGAAACCGATCGATTTCTCGTTGATGTTTTTTGGCGATCAGGAAACGGATCCCTCGGGCGATAAATATCGCCTGCTGTTTGAAGCCGCCAAGTTTGCCGACCAATCCGGATTTTCTGCGGTTTGGTTGCCCGAACGGCATTTCACCAAATTCGGTTGCCTGTATCCCAGCGCGTCGGTGTTGCATGCGGCACTGGCGCGAGAGACGCGGCGAATTGGTCTTCGAGCCGGCAGCGTGGTGTTGCCGCTGCATCATCCGGTGCGGGTCGCCGAGGAATGGGCCGTGGTCGACAACCTGTCCAATGGACGCGTAGAACTGGCCTTTGCATCGGGGTGGCATCCCAATGACTTTGCCCTGGCACCCGATGCTTACGAAGACCGCTACGATCGCATGTACCAAGGCATCGAACAGGTCCGCACTTTGTGGCGCGGCGAAACGCTGACGTTGAAAAACGGCAGCGGACAAGACGTCGATGTGCGGACGTATCCCGCACCGTTGCAATCCGACCTGAAAATGTGGCTGACGATCGCCGGCAGTCAGCAGACGTTTATCAAAGCCGGAGAATTGGGGCTGGATGTGTTGACGCACTTGTTCAGTCAAGACGTCGACCAATTGGCTGAAAACATCCGTCTGTACCGCAAGACACGTCAGCAACACGGTTGGCCCGCCAATACCGGACGGGTCTCCGTGGCTCTGCACACCTTTGTGGCACCGACCCTGGAAGAAGTCCATCGGCACGCCAAGCAACCGTATTGCGACTACTTGCGCGCCAATCTCGGGTTGCTGAAGAACCTAGCGCTCAGCCGCGGCCGCCAGATGGACCTGGACGCGCTGTCGCCGGAGGAATTGGACGACATGTTGCAATGGGCCTTCGACAAATTTGTGGGCGGGCGATCCCTGATGGGGACGCCGGAATCCTGCGGCAGGCTGGCCGATGAATTGGCTCGCATCGGCGTCACTGAAGTGGCCTGCCTAATGGACTTCGGTCCCGATCCTGAAGTCATCCTGACCCACATGTCGGAGCTGGCCAAGGTGGTTTCACCTCGGCGTGCGGACAGCTCAGCCGACCTTTGA
- a CDS encoding ferritin-like domain-containing protein, protein MDNQPIIDQLNEILKHEWTGVAQYSQAGFIIEGIWREVYADHFLGDAKESFGHAQLVGDKIVALGGVPVATRNEIKQSRDLKEVLEFSLAFEAKAVEMYTKAIELAEGNRALVVFLEDILKEEQDGVDEYTKLLRDTPATQSGLTSDSKVG, encoded by the coding sequence ATGGATAACCAACCTATCATTGACCAGCTGAACGAAATTCTAAAACACGAGTGGACCGGTGTCGCTCAGTATTCCCAGGCCGGCTTCATCATCGAAGGCATCTGGCGAGAAGTCTACGCGGACCACTTCCTGGGCGATGCCAAGGAATCATTTGGACACGCTCAACTGGTCGGCGACAAAATCGTGGCACTCGGCGGCGTCCCGGTCGCGACTCGCAACGAGATCAAACAGTCGCGAGACCTGAAAGAAGTGCTGGAATTCAGCTTGGCGTTTGAAGCCAAAGCCGTGGAGATGTACACCAAAGCCATTGAATTGGCCGAAGGCAACCGTGCCTTGGTGGTGTTCCTCGAAGACATCCTGAAAGAAGAGCAGGACGGTGTGGATGAATACACCAAATTGCTCCGCGACACCCCGGCAACGCAGAGCGGACTAACGTCTGACTCAAAGGTCGGCTGA
- the hflX gene encoding GTPase HflX, whose translation MLDETSLTRVENERSILARLIQPEQTVDGDPLGELEGLATTAGTDVVGQIIQRRTRPDQKTFFGKGKVEELLDLVKQRDADLVIVDNDLSPAQVRNLEKAIDTKVIDRTELILDIFAAGARTYEARLAVELAQLEYSLPRLKRMWTHLSRQSMGVGMRGPGEKQLEVDRRLALKRIHDLKTELKKVERRRERQVAARQDTATVSLVGYTNAGKSTLMNALTDAEVLAADKLFATLDTRTRRWHINHWGSVLLSDTVGFIRDLPHGLVASFKATLEETSQADLLLHVADASNPQVLEQITAVYKVLEELGIEQKDALLVLNKVDQVDSPESLQRVQERYPNAIVVSAKTGKGFADLREAVGHALGSEFLDLEVEVDPSNGKLLAHLAAHGEVLSRVIEDDRITVHVRMPARSMGEVKRSALNIRDVSTPTIDLEGNTPATPSRDADSSDVA comes from the coding sequence GTGCTAGACGAAACCAGTCTCACTCGTGTTGAAAATGAACGCAGTATTCTCGCACGTTTGATCCAGCCGGAGCAAACGGTCGATGGGGACCCCTTGGGCGAATTGGAGGGGCTGGCGACAACGGCTGGTACCGATGTCGTCGGGCAAATCATCCAACGGCGAACTCGTCCGGATCAAAAAACGTTTTTTGGTAAAGGCAAGGTCGAAGAACTGTTGGACCTGGTCAAGCAACGCGATGCCGACCTGGTGATCGTGGACAACGACCTCTCCCCCGCTCAGGTACGCAACTTGGAAAAAGCGATCGATACCAAAGTCATCGATCGTACCGAATTGATCCTGGACATCTTCGCCGCCGGTGCCCGTACCTACGAAGCCCGCTTGGCCGTTGAACTGGCCCAACTGGAATACTCCCTGCCGCGGTTGAAACGGATGTGGACGCACCTGTCGCGACAATCGATGGGCGTGGGCATGCGTGGTCCGGGGGAAAAGCAACTGGAAGTCGACCGTCGACTGGCTCTGAAACGGATCCATGATCTGAAGACCGAATTGAAGAAGGTCGAACGACGGCGCGAACGCCAGGTGGCCGCGCGGCAGGATACGGCCACCGTGTCCCTGGTGGGTTACACCAACGCCGGCAAAAGCACTCTGATGAACGCTCTGACCGATGCCGAAGTGCTGGCCGCCGACAAACTGTTTGCGACGCTCGATACCCGGACCCGGCGGTGGCATATCAACCATTGGGGGTCGGTCCTGCTCAGCGACACGGTGGGGTTCATTCGCGATCTGCCTCATGGTCTGGTGGCTAGCTTTAAAGCCACTCTCGAAGAAACCAGCCAAGCCGATTTGTTGTTGCATGTGGCCGACGCCAGTAACCCGCAGGTGCTGGAGCAGATCACGGCGGTCTACAAAGTGCTCGAAGAACTGGGCATCGAGCAGAAAGATGCGCTGTTGGTGCTGAACAAGGTGGATCAAGTGGATTCACCAGAGAGCCTGCAACGAGTGCAGGAACGCTACCCCAATGCGATCGTCGTCAGTGCCAAAACCGGCAAAGGGTTCGCGGATTTAAGAGAAGCCGTCGGCCACGCGTTGGGCAGCGAATTCCTGGATCTGGAAGTTGAGGTGGATCCGAGTAACGGCAAGCTGTTGGCGCACTTGGCCGCTCACGGAGAAGTCCTGTCGCGCGTGATCGAAGACGATCGGATTACGGTCCACGTGCGGATGCCCGCGCGATCGATGGGCGAAGTGAAACGCTCGGCGCTGAACATTCGCGACGTCAGCACGCCCACGATCGACCTGGAAGGAAACACGCCCGCCACCCCAAGTCGTGATGCCGACTCCAGCGACGTGGCCTAG
- a CDS encoding TetR/AcrR family transcriptional regulator translates to MVSSPKKTWKRARKPEQKAERIDAILEAAGVLLEKNGLEGTGLNAIARQAGLSKPNLYVYFESREAILLQLLLKESVAWAKSLKRRLQQVETVGDVDAVADAFAGSLARRRRFCTLSASLASVFEHNVGPETVAQFKREFLAIVQPCVSVLSQALPGLSEEAASRALATLVMSATGMWAHCHPSASVEVVLKQPEFEHIKFDFQGTITELAACFLRGLLAKP, encoded by the coding sequence ATGGTGTCCTCCCCAAAGAAAACGTGGAAACGAGCCCGGAAACCGGAGCAGAAGGCCGAACGGATTGACGCGATCCTTGAGGCAGCTGGTGTACTGCTCGAGAAAAACGGGCTGGAAGGCACGGGTCTCAACGCGATCGCGCGGCAAGCCGGCTTGTCCAAGCCCAATCTGTATGTCTACTTCGAGAGCCGGGAGGCCATCCTGCTTCAGCTGTTGCTAAAAGAGTCGGTTGCATGGGCAAAGTCGCTCAAACGACGACTCCAACAGGTCGAGACGGTTGGTGATGTCGATGCCGTCGCTGACGCGTTTGCGGGATCTCTCGCCCGCCGCCGCCGGTTCTGCACGCTGTCGGCGTCTTTGGCCTCCGTATTCGAACATAACGTCGGCCCGGAAACCGTGGCTCAATTTAAACGTGAGTTTCTTGCGATCGTGCAACCGTGTGTATCCGTTTTGTCCCAGGCGCTGCCAGGGCTGAGCGAAGAAGCAGCCTCTCGGGCGCTGGCCACGCTGGTGATGTCAGCAACCGGCATGTGGGCTCACTGCCATCCCTCCGCGTCGGTCGAGGTGGTGCTAAAACAGCCGGAATTCGAGCACATCAAGTTTGATTTCCAGGGAACGATCACCGAACTGGCGGCTTGCTTCCTCAGAGGGCTGTTAGCAAAGCCGTGA
- a CDS encoding SDR family oxidoreductase, giving the protein MADTTFGPQGWTPERLDSLAGKTFLITGANAGAGFQATRTLLSKGAKVVMLNRSAEKSQAAIAELKAEFGADAEVSFVRMDLASLASVREAAAQVLASVPQIDALICNAAIAQVPAQTLTVDGFESMLGTNHYGHFLLCGLLFERIEASAGRIVVVSSLGYNMGIKTIQFDDMNWDKNYHQNRTYSQSKLAQMMFAYELQDRLAAANRGNVKVYVCHPGSSRTSLIKTSGNLITRMLFGLMSLSPMVQSAEKGSWPEVMCATEDGLQQRALYGPTGRMEFVGPVGKGTLHAHAYDKPVMVRLWNLSEQETGFEWNL; this is encoded by the coding sequence ATGGCAGACACAACATTCGGACCGCAGGGCTGGACTCCGGAACGCCTGGATTCCCTCGCCGGCAAGACATTTCTCATCACCGGGGCCAACGCTGGTGCAGGATTTCAGGCAACGCGAACCTTGCTGTCCAAGGGAGCCAAGGTGGTGATGCTGAACCGCTCGGCCGAAAAGTCGCAAGCCGCCATCGCAGAACTGAAAGCGGAGTTCGGCGCCGACGCCGAGGTGAGCTTCGTTCGCATGGATCTCGCCTCGCTTGCCAGCGTACGCGAGGCGGCGGCGCAGGTCCTAGCATCGGTTCCTCAGATCGACGCGCTGATCTGCAACGCAGCCATTGCGCAGGTTCCCGCGCAGACACTTACCGTGGATGGCTTTGAAAGCATGCTGGGCACCAACCACTACGGCCACTTCCTGCTCTGCGGGTTGCTGTTCGAACGGATCGAGGCGTCGGCAGGCCGCATCGTGGTAGTCAGCAGCCTGGGCTACAACATGGGGATTAAAACGATCCAGTTCGATGATATGAACTGGGATAAAAACTACCACCAGAACCGCACGTATTCGCAAAGCAAGCTAGCGCAGATGATGTTTGCTTACGAGTTGCAGGATCGCCTCGCCGCGGCCAACAGGGGGAACGTGAAGGTATATGTCTGTCATCCCGGCTCGTCGAGAACGTCTCTGATCAAGACCAGTGGCAACCTGATCACGCGGATGCTGTTTGGGCTCATGTCGCTGTCGCCAATGGTGCAGTCGGCCGAGAAGGGATCATGGCCGGAAGTGATGTGCGCGACCGAGGATGGTCTGCAGCAGCGGGCACTCTACGGCCCCACGGGACGCATGGAATTCGTCGGACCTGTCGGCAAGGGCACGCTCCATGCCCACGCGTATGACAAGCCGGTGATGGTTCGGCTGTGGAACCTGTCAGAACAGGAAACCGGTTTTGAGTGGAATCTTTAG
- a CDS encoding ferrochelatase, producing MSSSNPPYDAFLLVSFGGPEGPDDVMPFLENVLRGKRVPRERMLEVAEHYKHFGGVSPINEQNRALIAALGEQFSRDGIDLPIYWGNRNWSPLLPEALQQIAGDGKRRVLAFFTSMYSSYSGCRQYRENIQQAQAEVGPQAPQVDKLRFGFNHPGFVGPMAENVRASLQSLDADVSTPVLFTAHSIPLAMADNCSYQRQLEESCRLVAESLGLTNWQLVYQSRSGPPQQPWLEPDVCDTIAAMDDDQKLESLVIAPVGFISDHMEVIYDLDDEAATLCRQRSIHMARSSTVGTHPDFVAMIAELVRERMTDDVPRRALGDLGPWHDVCPLDCCLYKPTRP from the coding sequence ATTTCGAGCTCAAACCCGCCCTACGATGCTTTCCTGCTGGTTTCCTTCGGCGGACCGGAAGGCCCCGACGACGTGATGCCGTTCTTGGAAAATGTGCTGCGTGGCAAACGTGTGCCGCGTGAACGGATGCTGGAAGTCGCCGAGCACTACAAACACTTTGGCGGGGTTAGTCCCATCAACGAACAAAACCGAGCGTTGATCGCAGCGCTCGGTGAACAGTTCAGCCGCGATGGCATCGACCTGCCGATCTACTGGGGCAACCGCAACTGGTCGCCGCTGCTGCCCGAGGCCTTGCAACAGATCGCCGGCGACGGCAAGCGCCGCGTGCTGGCTTTCTTTACCAGCATGTATTCCAGCTACAGCGGCTGTCGCCAGTACCGCGAAAATATCCAGCAAGCACAGGCCGAAGTGGGTCCGCAGGCACCGCAGGTCGACAAGCTGCGGTTTGGCTTCAACCACCCCGGCTTTGTCGGTCCCATGGCCGAGAACGTCCGCGCTTCGCTGCAGAGTTTAGACGCCGACGTTTCGACGCCGGTGTTGTTCACCGCCCACAGCATCCCGCTGGCGATGGCCGACAACTGCAGCTATCAGAGACAACTGGAAGAATCCTGCCGATTGGTGGCCGAGTCGCTGGGCCTGACAAATTGGCAATTGGTCTACCAAAGCCGCAGCGGCCCGCCGCAACAGCCCTGGCTGGAACCGGACGTCTGCGACACCATCGCAGCCATGGACGACGACCAAAAGTTGGAGTCGCTGGTGATCGCCCCGGTCGGGTTTATCAGCGATCACATGGAAGTCATCTACGACCTGGATGACGAAGCGGCTACCTTGTGCCGCCAGCGTTCGATTCACATGGCCCGCAGCTCGACCGTAGGCACCCACCCGGATTTCGTTGCCATGATCGCTGAATTGGTCCGCGAGCGAATGACGGACGACGTGCCCCGCCGAGCGCTGGGAGATCTCGGTCCCTGGCACGACGTCTGCCCGCTCGACTGCTGCCTCTACAAGCCCACGCGGCCCTAA